Proteins from a genomic interval of Longimicrobiales bacterium:
- a CDS encoding M48 family metallopeptidase, whose amino-acid sequence MKMRMFRGVRHAAVLGLVAGSTTLAACGTISTQQEQQLGADYASQINAQLPIVDDAQLNSYINNLGRQIAAAGDRRIPYRFYIVNAEQVNAFAVPGGYVYVNRGLVEATDNMSELAGVLAHEIGHVEERHSVEQMSRVQNANLGLNLAYILLGRAPSGLEQAAIGVGGNLVFARYSRGAEDEADEVAIPLLMGAGINPRGLLTFFDELLEQQRRSPSSVETWFSTHPTTQDRIANTRARIDRIPASQLSRLQTNSSAYNTFKARMARYQRPPAEYRVSGR is encoded by the coding sequence ATGAAGATGCGAATGTTCCGGGGCGTCCGTCATGCGGCCGTGCTCGGCCTTGTCGCCGGTTCCACGACGCTCGCCGCATGCGGCACCATCTCGACGCAGCAGGAGCAGCAGCTCGGGGCCGATTACGCCTCGCAGATCAATGCGCAGCTGCCGATCGTCGACGACGCGCAGCTCAACTCGTACATCAACAACCTGGGCCGGCAGATCGCGGCAGCGGGTGACCGCCGGATTCCCTACCGGTTCTACATCGTCAACGCGGAGCAGGTAAACGCCTTCGCGGTGCCCGGCGGCTACGTGTACGTCAATCGCGGCCTGGTCGAAGCGACCGACAACATGAGCGAGCTGGCCGGCGTGCTCGCGCATGAGATCGGCCACGTGGAGGAGCGCCACAGCGTCGAGCAGATGAGCCGTGTCCAGAACGCCAACCTCGGCCTGAACCTCGCCTACATCCTGCTGGGCCGCGCGCCGAGCGGGCTGGAGCAGGCGGCAATCGGCGTCGGCGGCAACCTCGTGTTCGCACGCTACAGCCGGGGTGCCGAGGACGAGGCCGACGAGGTCGCGATCCCGCTGCTCATGGGGGCGGGCATCAACCCGCGCGGGCTGCTGACGTTCTTCGACGAGCTGCTCGAGCAGCAGCGACGCTCGCCGAGCAGTGTCGAGACATGGTTCTCCACGCACCCGACCACGCAGGACCGTATCGCGAACACGCGGGCGCGGATCGATCGCATTCCAGCGTCGCAGCTCAGCCGGCTGCAGACGAACAGCTCTGCGTACAACACGTTCAAGGCGCGCATGGCGCGCTACCAGAGGCCGCCCGCGGAGTACCGCGTTTCGGGCCGCTGA